The Temnothorax longispinosus isolate EJ_2023e unplaced genomic scaffold, Tlon_JGU_v1 HiC_scaffold_744, whole genome shotgun sequence genomic sequence atgtttatatatatatttgtacttatatttaatgtttatcacATTATATGTTATCACAAGTGTAATTACTTGTTTACAGCATTTCTCATGCCAACGATCTCTTGCTTCCACACTTCGAAGATTTATTACGAACTATTGTATTGCTAAATTTACGCACGATGAAATGAATGCGTGAAAAAAGATATGCTTTCAAGATATGCTTTCCAACAGAATGGCACGgtggaaatttgtattaatacaaAGCGGCAGCAACGTTTCTAACATTTCAGAGAATGTAACTACACCTGACAGAATTTCTTCTTCACGTTTTCGAAATATGAACTCTGCTTttgtaaaaaacaataaaccaTTCGCTACAAATATTAGCCCTGAATTTTGTCAAAAGTGTCTGGTCGAGAGTAATTGCTTAGATCAGTGAGAACCTGTACACGAGAAATATCACACGAAGTAGATTTCAATAAAGCCGATTTGCACGTTTCGCATCGTATGCGATGCCTATTTATAACCGTTCGTACAACTGCTCCACTAAGTTTTATAAAGATTGATCTTCTTCTTGTTGCTTTATTTTCGCTTTAACCTTGTAGTTTTTCTTACGtagtaattgtatttttccaaGTAATTCCTGTTTCTCAATGTCAATCGAATGTTCTGGTATTGGACGTGGCAATtctataataacatttaaagcaattaaaaatacattacaatattaagaTACTGAgagttgattaaaaattaattattttacttgttcTTGAGAAATCTACAGAACATGGTGCATCGGGTATAATGTGCGATTCTGTAGAAGGATCATTATTAGTTG encodes the following:
- the LOC139824987 gene encoding uncharacterized protein — encoded protein: MGSDTPCMDDGPSSTNNDPSTESHIIPDASSSTNNDPSTESHIIPDAPCSVDFSRTKLPRPIPEHSIDIEKQELLGKIQLLRKKNYKVKAKIKQQEEDQSL